In Salvelinus namaycush isolate Seneca chromosome 15, SaNama_1.0, whole genome shotgun sequence, a genomic segment contains:
- the scfd1 gene encoding sec1 family domain-containing protein 1, translating into MAASVREKQAAALKRMLNFNTSPLKNTAAEPVWKVLIYDRFGQDIISPLLAVKELRDMGITLHLLLHSDRDPIPDVPAIYFVMPTEENIDRICQDLRNQLYESYYLNFISAISRSKLEDIASAALSANAVTQVTKVFDQYLNFITLEDDMFILCNQNKELISYHAINKPDIMDTEMEAIMDTIVDSLFCFFVTLGAVPIIRCPRGNAAEMVAVKLDKKLRENLRDARNSLFTGDNMGAGQFSFQRPLFVLADRNLDLATPLHHTWTYQALIHDVLDFHLNRVSMDESVGSEASPSGARPKKKNKKSYDLTAADKFWQKHKGSPFPEVAESVQEELDTYRAQEDEVKRLKSIMGLEGEDEGAISSISMSDNTAKLTSAVSSLPELLEKKRLIDLHTNVATAVLDHIKSRKLDVYFEYEEKLMSKSTLEKSLLDIISDPDAGTPEDKMRLFLIFYITALQPPSESDLDQYKKALLETGCDLSSLNYIKQWKAFTKIAATPSNYGNSGVKPMGLFSRVMNSGSQFVMEGVKHLVLKQHNLPVTRILDNLMEMKSNPETDDYRYFDPKMLRGSESSTPRNKNPFQEAIVFVVGGGNYIEYQNLVDYTKAKPGKRVLYGCSELFNAGQFIKQLSSLGQK; encoded by the exons ATGGCCGCCTCCGTCCGGGAAAAGCAGGCAG CTGCATTGAAGCGCATGCTGAATTTCAACACTTCTCCGTTGAAAAACACTGCTGCCGAGCCGGTATGGAAGGTACTGATCTATGACAGGTTTGGCCAGGACATAATCTCCCCTCTACTGGCGGTCAAAGAACTACGGGACATGGGAATCACTTTGCACTT GTTGCTTCATTCAGACAGAGATCCCATCCCGGATGTGccagccatctattttgttatgCCGACAGAGGAGAACATTGACCGGATATGCCAA GACCTTCGTAACCAGCTATATGAGTCATACTATTTGAACTTCATCTCAGCCATATCCAGAAGTAAACTAGAGGATATTGCTAGTGCAGCTCTCTCAGCCAACGCTGTCACCCAGGTTACCAAG GTGTTTGATCAGTATTTGAATTTCATCACACTCGAAGATGATATGTTTATCCTCTGTAATCAAAATAAAGAGCTCATCTCCTACCATG CGATTAACAAACCGGACATCATGGACACAGAGATGGAGGCCATCATGGATACGATTGTAGACAGCCTTTTCTGCTTCTTTGTCACTCTGG GTGCTGTCCCCATAATCCGCTGTCCAAGAGGGAATGCTGCGGAGATGGTCGCGGTG AAACTTGACAAGAAGCTGAGGGAGAACCTGCGAGACGCCAGAAACAGCCTATTCACTGGAGACAATATGGGGGCCGGCCAGTTCAG cttcCAGAGACCCCTATTTGTTCTCGCTGACCGCAACCTGGATCTTGCcacccctctccaccacacatgGACCTACCAGGCCCTCATCCACGATGTGCTG GACTTCCACCTGAACAGGGTCAGTATGGACGAGTCTGTGGGGTCAGAAGCTTCCCCTTCCGGAGCCAGAcccaagaagaaaaataagaaGAGTTATGACCTCACAGCCGCAGACAAATTCTGGCAGAAACACAAGGGCAG CCCGTTCCCGGAGGTGGCTGAGTCTGTACAGGAGGAGTTAGACACGTACCGAGCCCAGGAGGACGAGGTCAAACGCCTCAAGAGCATCATG GGGTTGGAGGGTGAGGATGAGGGAGCCATTAGTAGTATTAGTATGTCAGACAACACCGCAAAACTTACCTCAGCTGTCAG CTCCCTACCAGAGCTTCTGGAGAAGAAGAGGCTGATTGACCTCCACACTAACGTAGCCACCGCCGTTCTGGATCACATTAAG AGCCGTAAACTGGACGTGTACTTTGAGTACGAGGAGAAGCTGATGAGCAAATCCACCCTGGAAAAGTCTTTACTGGACATCATCAGTGACCCTGACG CGGGAACACCAGAGGACAAGATGAGACTGTTTCTGATTTTCTACATCACAGCCCTGCAACCCCCTTCAGAG AGTGATCTGGACCAATACAAGAAGGCTCTTCTAGAAACTGGCTGCGACCTGTCCTCTCTCAACTACATCAAGCAGTGGAA GGCTTTCACAAAGATTGCTGCCACACCATCTAACTATGGGAACAGCGGTGTGAAACCTATGGg CCtcttctctagagtgatgaactCTGGCTCCCAGTTTGTCATGGAGGGGGTGAAACACCTGGTGCTTAAACAGCAT AACCTGCCAGTCACGCGTATCCTGGACAACCTGATGGAGATGAAGTCCAATCCG GAGACGGATGACTACAGATACTTTGATCCCAAGATGCTGCGCGGCAGTGAGAG CTCAACCCCAAGGAACAAGAACCCGTTTCAAGAG GCTATCGTCTTTGTGGTCGGAGGAGGAAACTACATAGAATATCAAAACCTGGTGGACTACACAAAG GCAAAGCCAGGGAAGAGGGTGCTGTACGGATGCAGTGAGCTCTTCAATGCAGGGCAGTTCATCAAACAG CTATCCTCACTCGGCCAAAAGTAA
- the opn6b gene encoding opsin 6, group member b, translating into MRVLMEDTNIFPPNVSVYRLSAEGETAVGVYLLILGWLSCLGNGVVILLLVKQRHSLEPQDFLTLNLAVSDAGVAIFGYSRGILEVFNLFRDEGLLIKTIWTCQVDGFLIMLFGLISINTLTSISVVRYIKGCQPSYAHYNNHCNVAVVIVAVWLCALFWAGAPLVGWGSYTARKYGTCEIDWVQARFSVSYRLYVILIFTFNFFIPFVVIWFSYVSIIRTVNNSHKSSRGGAVSEREKQMERSITTVSLILCSAFLLAWSPYAVISMWSACGHQVPPLHSILASLFAKSASSYNPFIYLGLNSKFRQDFRAQFHCLRHNPDLSHRPDEVQIDLDIMEVNGGVDDLDSGVELGSERGVEERGENQRSPLMPPMIAPAPSHRLFLRKLSDSGRL; encoded by the exons ATGAGggtgctgatggaggacaccAACATATTCCCTCCTAATGTATCTGTCTACAGGTTGTCAGCCGAGGGGGAGACTGCCGTTGGTGTTTACTTGTTGATACTAG GGTGGCTCTCCTGTCTAGGTAATGGAGTGGTGATTCTACTGTTGGTCAAGCAGAGACACAGTCTTGAGCCACAGGACTTCCTCACTCTCAATCTGGCTGTGTCCGACGCTGGCGTCGCGATCTTCGGCTACTCCAGAGGGATACTGGAAGTCTTCAACTTGTTCAGGGACGAAGGCCTGCTGATCAAGACCATCTGGACCTGCCAG GTGGACGGCTTCCTGATCATGCTCTTTGGGCTCATCAGCATCAACACACTGACATCCATCAGTGTCGTTCGCTACATCAAAGGATGCCAGCCCAGCTATG CTCATTATAATAACCACTGTAATGTTGCCGTGGTGATTGTGGCAGTGTGGCTGTGTGCCCTCTTCTGGGCTGGAGCGCCCCTGGTGGGCTGGGGGAGTTACACAG CTCGTAAGTATGGGACGTGTGAGATAGACTGGGTCCAGGCCAGGTTCTCTGTGTCGTACAGACTCTACGTCATCCTCATCTTCACCTTCAACTTTTTCATCCCATTCGTGGTCATATGGTTCTCCTACGTGTCCATCATCCGGACGGTCAACAACAGCCACAAGTCCAGCAGAGGGGGAGcggtcagcgagagagagaaacagatggaGCGCAGTATAACAACA gtGTCTCTGATCCTGTGTTCAGCCTTCCTGCTGGCCTGGTCTCCCTACGCAGTCATCTCCATGTGGTCTGCCTGTGGTCACCAGGTGCCTCCTCTCCACAGCATCCTGGCCAGCCTGTTTGCTAAGTCAGCCAGCTCCTACAACCCCTTCATCTACCTGGGCCTGAACTCCAAGTTCAGACAAGACTTCAGAGCCCAGTTCCACTGCCTGCGCCACAATCCGGACCTCTCCCACAGGCCAGACGAGGTGCAGATTGACCTGGACATTATGGAGGTGAATGGAGGGGTGGATGACCTGGACTCTGGGGTAGAGCTGGGTAGTGAAAGgggtgtggaggagaggggggagaaccAGAGGAGTCCTCTTATGCCCCCGATGATAGCCCCGGCTCCCAGTCATCGCCTGTTCCTGAGGAAACTCAGTGACTCTGGGCGCCTGTGA